AGGCAGTCACCGGATTCCCGGGGTTCCCGAGCACCAGTCCGGCTCGGGCCGGGACGCCCACGGCGTCCCGGAGCCGCCCCGGGAATTTCCTATTGCCCGGCTCCGCGCGGTACGGCCCGATCCTTCCCGAACCGGACGGCTCCGCGACCGAGTCGCCCAGCCGCGCGACCAAACTTCTCTTGAGTTCCGTGAAGGGCCCCTTGCGGGAATCCAAGTCCCGCAAGGGGCCCTTCACGGAAACTACCACCGCAAGCCGAGCGGGCGAGTCACGCCGAACGGACGAAGGAGACGGCGGGCGACGGCCGGTTCGCAGCGGCCGACTCGCCGGACCGACCGCCCGGCGATCTTCCTGGCCGCAGCGGCTGCTCCGGGCGGCCGGATCTGGCTAGGCTGGGCCAATGCTCAGGCCGGACTACCCGATCAACACCGAGCGCCTCGTACTGCGCCCCTTCAAGGACGACGACCTCGATGCCTTGAACTCCTTCCAATCCCGCGCGGACGTGGCCCGCTACCTCTACTGGGGACCGCGCAGCCGCGCGGAATCCGCCGCGGCGCTGGCAAAGCGCATCCACAGCTCCACCCTGTCCGAGGAAGGACAGCTGCTCGCCGTCGCCGTCGAACTCGCCGAGACCGGGCAGCTGATCGGCGATCTCAACCTCGAATACCTCAGCGCCGAACACCGCTGCGGCGAGATCGGTTTCGTGTTCCACCCGGACCACCACGGGAAGGGCCTCGCCCGGGAAGCCGCCCGCGAACTGCTCCGGCTCGGCTTCGAGGACCTGGGGCTGCACCGGGTCATCGGCCGCTGCGACGGGCGGAACACCGCGTCCGCGACGTTGATGGAGCGCCTCGGAATGCGGCAGGAGGCGCATCTGCGGGAGAACGAGATCGTCAAGGGCGTGTGGACCGACGAACTGGTCTACGCCATGCTCGAGGACGAGTGGAAGGCCGCGGCGGCGAGGGCTGAGTGAACCTGGCCCCGGGTTTCGCGGCAGCGACCCGGGCCACACGTGCGGGCGGGTCCGGAAGCCGGTTCCGCGCCGATGCGGCAGCATGGGC
This sequence is a window from Amycolatopsis benzoatilytica AK 16/65. Protein-coding genes within it:
- a CDS encoding GNAT family N-acetyltransferase — its product is MLRPDYPINTERLVLRPFKDDDLDALNSFQSRADVARYLYWGPRSRAESAAALAKRIHSSTLSEEGQLLAVAVELAETGQLIGDLNLEYLSAEHRCGEIGFVFHPDHHGKGLAREAARELLRLGFEDLGLHRVIGRCDGRNTASATLMERLGMRQEAHLRENEIVKGVWTDELVYAMLEDEWKAAAARAE